A single window of Pectobacterium parmentieri DNA harbors:
- a CDS encoding hydantoinase/oxoprolinase N-terminal domain-containing protein, protein MLHNHDYRLGIDVGGTNTDAAILDADLRCIATAKCPTSIDIYSGIERAIAEVLAQSGIASQHIRYAMLGTTQCTNAIVERKGLDRVGLLRLNLPSSDSVPPLFGWDDEWQKTLGKHFYQLHGGYEFDGREIHPILRDEVLAVCDKMRGHVDSVAICGVFSPVNNEQELRVAQWVNAALPDVSLSLSHRIGSTGLLERENATILNASLQSTAIRFVNGFTQALMRHGIKATPFFGQNDGTLMSESMVKQYPILTMACGPTNSIRGACHLSGLDNALIIDVGGTTTDIGVLVNGFPRESAIAVEVGDVRTNFRMPDIISIGIGGGTCVRQSPDGALILGPDSVGYRLLEQGISFGGETLTLSDIMLRLHRERWTSTLPRPLPELDKALCQQAYRQMIDKVESAIDRIKSSSAAIPAVLVGGGSILLPDVLSGVSQVMRPLNFDAANAVGVALGKVGAQIERVVKMPDHDREEVKKELQQQTICLAEETGAMPGSVEIIDYQEIPLAYLPGNSVQVKIKAAGNLA, encoded by the coding sequence ATGTTACATAATCATGATTACCGACTCGGGATTGATGTCGGCGGCACAAACACGGATGCGGCAATTTTAGATGCTGACCTACGCTGTATTGCGACGGCCAAATGCCCTACCAGTATAGATATCTACAGCGGTATCGAACGGGCGATTGCTGAAGTATTGGCGCAGTCTGGCATCGCGTCGCAGCATATTCGCTATGCGATGTTAGGTACAACACAATGTACTAATGCGATTGTTGAGCGGAAAGGGCTGGATCGCGTCGGATTATTGCGCCTGAATTTGCCAAGCAGTGATAGCGTCCCACCGCTGTTTGGCTGGGATGACGAGTGGCAAAAGACGTTAGGCAAACATTTCTACCAGCTTCACGGCGGCTATGAATTTGATGGTCGTGAGATCCATCCCATACTGAGGGATGAGGTGCTGGCGGTTTGTGACAAGATGCGTGGTCATGTCGATAGCGTGGCAATCTGTGGCGTATTTTCCCCTGTAAACAATGAGCAAGAGTTGCGGGTTGCCCAGTGGGTGAACGCGGCATTGCCTGATGTTTCTCTGTCGTTATCCCACCGGATAGGCAGCACGGGATTACTGGAAAGAGAAAATGCGACAATCCTGAATGCGTCGTTGCAAAGCACCGCCATCCGTTTTGTTAACGGCTTTACGCAAGCGTTAATGCGGCACGGTATCAAAGCTACGCCATTCTTTGGGCAAAATGATGGCACATTGATGTCCGAAAGTATGGTGAAGCAATATCCGATTCTGACGATGGCCTGTGGGCCAACGAACTCTATTCGTGGAGCGTGCCACCTTTCGGGATTGGATAATGCATTGATTATTGATGTCGGCGGTACGACAACCGATATTGGCGTGTTGGTGAATGGCTTTCCGCGTGAGTCGGCAATCGCCGTTGAAGTGGGTGATGTGCGGACGAATTTCAGGATGCCGGATATCATTTCTATCGGTATTGGTGGTGGAACCTGTGTTCGCCAGTCTCCGGATGGGGCGCTCATCCTTGGGCCTGACAGCGTCGGCTATCGTCTTCTTGAGCAGGGCATCAGCTTTGGCGGGGAGACGTTAACGCTCAGCGATATCATGCTGCGCCTTCATCGTGAGCGATGGACATCCACACTTCCTCGTCCGCTACCTGAACTGGATAAAGCGCTTTGCCAGCAGGCTTATCGTCAGATGATTGATAAAGTGGAAAGTGCTATCGACCGGATAAAATCGTCAAGTGCGGCTATTCCTGCGGTGCTTGTTGGCGGCGGAAGTATTTTACTGCCTGACGTTTTATCTGGTGTCAGCCAGGTTATGCGTCCGTTGAATTTCGATGCGGCAAATGCGGTGGGGGTGGCGTTAGGGAAGGTGGGGGCGCAGATCGAGCGTGTGGTTAAAATGCCGGATCACGATCGTGAAGAGGTAAAAAAGGAATTACAGCAGCAAACTATTTGTCTTGCTGAAGAGACGGGAGCCATGCCGGGTAGCGTTGAGATCATCGACTATCAGGAAATTCCTTTGGCCTATCTGCCGGGGAATTCGGTGCAGGTAAAAATCAAAGCGGCAGGGAATCTGGCTTAG
- the ycaO gene encoding 30S ribosomal protein S12 methylthiotransferase accessory factor YcaO: protein MTQTFIPGKDAALEDSIARFQQQLQDLGFNIEEASWLNPVPNVWSVHIRDRDCPLCFTNGKGASKKAALASALGEYFERLSTNYFFADFYLGKTIANGDFVHYPNEKWFPIPEDDALPEGILDARLHQFYDPEQELSASDLIDLQSGNADRGICALPFTRQSDQQTVYIPMNIIGNLYVSNGMSAGNTANEARVQGLSEVFERSIKNRIIAESISLPEIPQEVLNRYPGVVEAIATLEKEGFPIFSYDASLGGKYPVICVVLFNPANGTCFASFGAHPDFGVALERTVTELLQGRGLKDLDVFTPPTFDDEEVAEHANLETHFIDSSGLISWDMFKKQADYEFADWSFKGSTEEEFATLMAIFKQEDKEVYIADYEHLAVYACRIIVPGMSDIYPADDLLLANNSMGAHLRDTLLTLPNNKWEQEDYLALLQQLDDEGLDDFTRVRELLGIATGKDNGWLTLRVGELKAMLALAGGDLEQALTWTEWTQDFNDSVFSAQRSNYYRCLQTLLLLALEPERDPAEYYDAFTKMYGSETVDAASAAVAGEACFYGLFAIDDTFTSLPAHQSLLAAYEKLQQAKRRYWQSK from the coding sequence ATGACTCAAACGTTTATCCCAGGCAAAGACGCCGCCCTGGAAGATTCCATCGCCCGTTTTCAACAGCAACTCCAGGACCTGGGGTTTAACATCGAAGAAGCGTCATGGCTGAACCCGGTGCCAAACGTCTGGTCTGTCCATATCCGAGACCGAGATTGCCCACTTTGCTTCACGAACGGTAAAGGTGCCAGTAAGAAAGCAGCACTGGCCTCGGCGTTAGGCGAGTATTTCGAGCGTCTGTCCACTAACTATTTCTTTGCTGACTTCTACCTCGGCAAAACTATCGCTAACGGCGATTTCGTCCACTATCCGAATGAAAAATGGTTCCCTATTCCGGAAGACGATGCACTGCCGGAAGGCATTCTGGATGCCCGTCTGCACCAGTTTTACGATCCTGAGCAGGAACTGAGCGCCAGCGATCTGATCGATCTGCAATCCGGCAATGCCGACAGAGGCATTTGCGCGCTGCCGTTTACCCGCCAGTCCGATCAGCAAACCGTCTATATTCCGATGAATATCATCGGTAATCTGTACGTCTCTAACGGGATGTCCGCTGGGAATACCGCCAACGAAGCCCGCGTTCAGGGGCTGTCAGAAGTATTTGAGCGTAGCATCAAAAACCGTATCATTGCTGAATCCATCAGCCTGCCAGAAATCCCGCAGGAGGTGCTGAACCGCTACCCGGGCGTGGTCGAAGCCATTGCAACACTGGAAAAAGAAGGTTTCCCAATCTTCTCTTACGATGCCTCACTGGGCGGGAAATATCCGGTCATCTGCGTGGTGCTGTTTAACCCCGCTAACGGCACCTGCTTTGCTTCCTTCGGCGCGCATCCTGACTTTGGCGTAGCGCTGGAGCGTACCGTCACCGAACTGTTGCAGGGACGCGGCCTGAAAGATCTGGACGTGTTCACCCCACCGACGTTTGATGATGAGGAAGTGGCTGAGCACGCTAATCTGGAAACCCACTTTATCGATTCTAGCGGTCTGATCTCTTGGGATATGTTCAAGAAGCAGGCTGATTATGAATTTGCCGACTGGAGCTTTAAAGGGTCGACAGAAGAAGAATTTGCAACGCTGATGGCGATCTTCAAGCAGGAAGATAAAGAAGTTTATATTGCCGATTATGAGCATCTGGCCGTTTATGCCTGTCGCATCATCGTTCCAGGCATGTCAGACATCTACCCTGCCGACGATCTGCTGTTGGCCAATAACAGCATGGGTGCTCACCTGCGCGACACGCTGCTGACGCTACCAAACAACAAATGGGAACAAGAAGACTACCTGGCGCTGTTGCAACAGTTGGATGACGAAGGATTGGATGACTTCACCCGCGTGCGCGAGCTGCTTGGTATTGCCACTGGCAAAGATAATGGCTGGCTTACTCTACGCGTTGGAGAATTAAAAGCTATGTTGGCGCTGGCCGGCGGCGACCTGGAGCAGGCGCTGACCTGGACAGAATGGACACAGGATTTCAACGATTCGGTCTTCAGCGCACAGCGCAGCAATTACTACCGTTGCCTGCAAACCCTGCTGCTGCTGGCACTCGAGCCTGAGCGCGATCCCGCTGAATACTACGATGCCTTCACTAAAATGTACGGCAGTGAGACAGTCGATGCCGCCAGTGCCGCCGTTGCTGGAGAAGCGTGCTTCTACGGCCTGTTTGCCATAGACGATACCTTTACCTCTTTACCTGCGCATCAGTCGTTGCTGGCTGCTTATGAAAAGCTGCAGCAGGCCAAACGTCGTTATTGGCAGTCAAAATAA
- the pflA gene encoding pyruvate formate lyase 1-activating protein, producing the protein MSVIGRIHSFESCGTVDGPGIRFIIFFQGCLMRCLYCHNRDTWDTHGGKEVTIEELMKEVVTYRHFMNASGGGVTASGGEAILQAEFVRNWFRACKAEGINTCLDTNGFVRRYDPVIDELLDVSDLVMLDLKQMNDDIHQNLVGVSNHRTLDFARYLAKRNQRTWIRYVVVPGWSDDDASAHKLGEFTKDMTNIEKIELLPYHELGKHKWIAMGEEYKLDGVKPPKADTMDRVKSILESYGHKVIY; encoded by the coding sequence ATGTCAGTAATCGGTCGCATCCACTCCTTTGAATCCTGCGGCACTGTCGATGGCCCAGGCATCCGCTTCATCATCTTCTTCCAGGGTTGCCTGATGCGCTGTCTGTATTGCCATAACCGTGATACTTGGGATACACACGGTGGCAAAGAAGTGACAATTGAAGAACTCATGAAAGAAGTCGTGACCTACCGCCATTTTATGAATGCATCCGGCGGCGGCGTAACAGCATCGGGCGGTGAGGCCATACTGCAAGCTGAGTTTGTACGCAACTGGTTCCGCGCCTGTAAAGCAGAAGGTATCAATACCTGTCTGGACACTAACGGATTCGTGCGCCGTTACGATCCCGTCATCGACGAGCTATTGGACGTCAGCGATTTAGTGATGCTCGACCTGAAGCAAATGAACGATGATATACATCAGAATTTAGTTGGCGTATCGAATCACCGAACTCTGGATTTCGCTCGCTATCTGGCAAAACGTAACCAGCGTACCTGGATACGTTATGTGGTGGTGCCTGGCTGGTCTGACGACGATGCGTCCGCGCACAAACTGGGTGAGTTCACTAAGGATATGACGAACATCGAGAAAATTGAACTTCTGCCCTACCACGAGCTTGGCAAACATAAGTGGATCGCAATGGGCGAAGAGTACAAATTGGACGGTGTTAAACCGCCGAAGGCCGATACGATGGATCGCGTTAAATCAATTCTTGAAAGCTACGGCCACAAAGTAATCTACTAA
- the aroA gene encoding 3-phosphoshikimate 1-carboxyvinyltransferase codes for MQESLTLHPIKLINGTLNLPGSKSVSNRALLLAALSEGKTRLTNLLDSDDVRHMLTALTALGVEYHLSSDRTICEITGLGGAFTATQPLELFLGNAGTAMRPLAAALCLTAGDIVLTGEPRMKERPIGHLVDALRQGGAKVDYLEQENYPPLRLHGGFQGGEISVDGSVSSQFLTALLMTAPLATQDTHISIQGDLVSKPYIDITLHMMKAFGIEVRNENYQRFFIAGRQQYHSPGDYLVEGDASSASYFLAAAAIKGGVVRVTGVGRNSVQGDIRFADVLEKMGAIVRWGDDYIECERGELRAIDMDMNHIPDAAMTIATAALFAQGGTTTLRNIYNWRVKETDRLAAMAIELRKVGAEVEEGNDYIRITPPVKLKAAEIGTYNDHRMAMCFSLVALSDTPVTILDPKCTAKTFPDYFEQLARLSELA; via the coding sequence ATGCAGGAATCCCTGACCTTACATCCCATCAAGCTGATTAACGGTACGCTTAACCTCCCCGGTTCAAAAAGCGTCTCTAATCGTGCGCTGTTGCTGGCTGCCTTGTCCGAAGGCAAAACCCGACTCACTAATCTGTTAGACAGTGATGATGTTCGCCATATGCTTACTGCGTTAACGGCGCTGGGCGTGGAATATCATCTGTCATCTGACCGGACAATCTGTGAGATTACCGGCCTGGGTGGCGCGTTTACGGCAACGCAACCGCTGGAACTGTTTTTGGGGAATGCGGGTACGGCGATGCGCCCGTTGGCTGCCGCGCTATGTCTGACGGCTGGCGATATTGTGTTGACTGGCGAACCTCGCATGAAAGAGCGTCCGATCGGGCATCTGGTCGATGCACTACGCCAGGGCGGGGCAAAAGTTGACTATCTGGAGCAGGAAAACTACCCGCCGCTTCGTCTGCACGGTGGTTTTCAGGGCGGCGAAATCAGCGTAGATGGTAGCGTATCCAGCCAGTTTTTGACTGCATTGTTGATGACCGCGCCGTTGGCCACACAAGATACGCACATCAGTATTCAGGGCGATCTGGTTTCTAAACCGTATATCGATATCACGCTACATATGATGAAAGCGTTTGGTATTGAGGTACGTAACGAGAACTACCAGCGCTTCTTTATCGCAGGTCGCCAGCAGTATCACTCACCGGGCGATTATCTGGTGGAAGGCGATGCATCGTCGGCTTCTTACTTTCTGGCCGCGGCGGCGATTAAAGGCGGTGTTGTACGCGTGACCGGCGTAGGCCGTAACAGCGTACAGGGTGATATCCGCTTTGCTGATGTCCTGGAAAAGATGGGCGCGATTGTGCGCTGGGGTGACGATTATATCGAATGCGAGCGCGGCGAACTGCGTGCGATCGATATGGATATGAATCACATTCCTGATGCGGCGATGACTATCGCGACGGCAGCGCTTTTTGCCCAGGGCGGTACGACCACGCTGCGTAACATCTATAACTGGCGCGTGAAAGAGACTGACCGTCTGGCAGCCATGGCGATTGAATTGCGTAAAGTGGGCGCGGAAGTTGAAGAAGGTAACGATTATATTCGCATTACGCCGCCAGTTAAGCTGAAAGCGGCAGAGATCGGTACATATAACGATCACCGTATGGCGATGTGTTTCTCGCTGGTGGCGCTGTCGGATACGCCGGTCACCATTCTGGACCCGAAATGTACGGCTAAAACTTTCCCTGACTACTTCGAGCAACTGGCACGTCTCAGCGAGCTAGCTTAA
- the cmk gene encoding (d)CMP kinase: protein MTVMAPVVTVDGPSGAGKGTLCKALAEALQWNLLDSGAIYRVLALAALHHHVDISSEDALVPLASHLDVRFVAEDGQLKVILEGEDVSHEIRTEAVGNTASQAAAFPRVREALLRRQRAFREAPGLIADGRDMGTVVFPDAPVKIFLDASAEERAQRRMLQLQGKGFNVNFERLLSEIKERDERDRSRPVAPLVPAADALVLDSTEMTIDEVIARALAYAREILA, encoded by the coding sequence ATGACGGTGATGGCACCGGTAGTTACGGTTGACGGACCGAGCGGCGCAGGCAAAGGTACATTGTGTAAGGCATTGGCTGAAGCTTTACAATGGAACCTGCTGGACTCGGGGGCTATCTATCGTGTTTTGGCTCTGGCGGCGTTACACCACCATGTGGATATCAGCTCGGAAGACGCGCTGGTTCCGCTCGCTTCACATCTTGATGTGCGTTTTGTTGCAGAAGATGGGCAGTTGAAGGTTATTCTTGAAGGCGAAGATGTTAGCCACGAAATTCGTACTGAAGCGGTGGGCAACACGGCTTCTCAGGCAGCGGCTTTCCCACGTGTTCGTGAAGCATTATTACGTCGGCAGCGTGCATTTCGTGAGGCTCCGGGGCTGATTGCCGATGGCCGTGATATGGGAACGGTGGTCTTTCCTGATGCACCTGTAAAAATTTTCCTGGATGCCAGTGCGGAAGAACGCGCACAACGACGCATGCTACAGTTGCAGGGGAAGGGCTTTAATGTTAACTTTGAACGTCTTTTGTCTGAGATAAAAGAACGGGACGAGCGCGATCGTAGCCGCCCTGTTGCGCCGTTGGTGCCTGCTGCCGATGCATTGGTGTTGGATTCAACGGAAATGACGATCGATGAAGTGATAGCGCGCGCGTTGGCTTATGCCCGCGAAATTTTAGCGTAA
- the serC gene encoding 3-phosphoserine/phosphohydroxythreonine transaminase, with amino-acid sequence MTQIFNFSAGPAMLPVEVLRRAEQELCNWNGLGTSVMEISHRSKEFMQVAAESEQDLRDLLKVPSNYKVLFCHGGARAQFAAVPLNLLGERSTADYIDGGYWAHSAINEAEKYCTPNVIDVKTRVGDLRGIKPMREWQLSDDAAFVHYCPNETIDGVAIEEEPDFGDKIVVADYSSSILSSRIDVSRYGVIYAGAQKNIGPAGLTLVIVREDLLGKARRELPSILDYKILADNDSMFNTPPTFAWYLSGMVFKWLKEQGGLAEMEKRNQDKADLLYSAIDGSDFYRNDVAVANRSRMNVPFLLADSALDKVFLDESVAVGLHALKGHRVVGGMRASIYNAMPLEGVKALTEFMADFAHRHG; translated from the coding sequence ATGACTCAGATTTTTAATTTTAGCGCCGGTCCAGCAATGCTGCCGGTTGAAGTACTGCGTCGCGCTGAACAGGAATTATGTAATTGGAATGGCTTGGGTACATCGGTCATGGAAATCAGCCACCGTAGTAAAGAGTTTATGCAGGTCGCTGCTGAATCCGAACAGGATCTGCGTGACTTGCTGAAAGTCCCCTCCAACTACAAAGTGCTCTTTTGCCATGGCGGTGCTCGTGCGCAATTTGCCGCCGTGCCGTTAAATCTCTTGGGCGAGCGTTCAACGGCGGACTACATCGACGGCGGATATTGGGCGCATAGCGCAATCAATGAAGCAGAAAAATACTGCACGCCAAACGTGATTGACGTGAAAACGCGTGTAGGCGATCTGCGCGGCATTAAGCCGATGCGTGAATGGCAATTGTCTGATGATGCTGCGTTTGTACACTATTGTCCGAATGAGACCATTGACGGTGTTGCGATCGAAGAAGAGCCCGATTTCGGCGATAAAATTGTGGTTGCCGACTATTCTTCCAGCATTTTGTCTAGCCGCATTGACGTCAGCCGTTACGGCGTGATCTATGCTGGTGCGCAGAAAAATATCGGCCCCGCGGGTTTGACGCTGGTTATAGTGCGTGAAGATTTGCTGGGTAAAGCACGCCGCGAACTGCCATCGATTCTGGATTACAAGATTCTGGCGGACAATGACTCCATGTTTAACACGCCGCCGACCTTTGCCTGGTATCTGTCTGGCATGGTCTTCAAATGGCTGAAAGAGCAGGGCGGTTTGGCTGAAATGGAAAAGCGTAACCAAGATAAAGCTGACCTGTTGTATAGCGCGATTGACGGTAGCGACTTCTATCGTAACGATGTCGCGGTGGCAAACCGCTCTCGTATGAACGTACCATTCCTGTTGGCGGATTCTGCGCTGGATAAAGTCTTTCTGGACGAGTCTGTTGCCGTTGGCCTGCACGCACTGAAAGGCCATCGTGTTGTAGGCGGCATGCGTGCCTCCATCTACAATGCCATGCCGTTGGAAGGCGTGAAAGCGCTGACTGAATTTATGGCCGACTTCGCACATCGCCACGGTTGA
- the pflB gene encoding formate C-acetyltransferase produces the protein MTELNEKLANAWQGFSKGEWQDNVNVRDFIQKNYTPYEGDESFLAGATKATSALWDSVMEGIKQENRTHAPVDFDTHVAATITSHDAGYINKGLEKIVGLQTDAPLKRALIPFGGIKMVEGSCKVYGRELDPQLKKIFSEYRKTHNQGVFDVYTPDILRCRKSGVLTGLPDAYGRGRIIGDYRRVALYGIDYLMKDKFAQFTSLQSKLENGEDLEATIRLREEIADQHHALSQIKEMAAKYGCDISAPAATAQEAVQWTYFGYLAAVKSQNGAAMSFGRVSTFLDIYLDRDLKAGKITEEEAQEMIDHLVMKLRMVRFLRTPEYDELFSGDPIWATESLAGMGLDGRTLVSKTSFRFLNTLYTMGPSPEPNMTILWSEKLPQSFKNYAAKVSIDTSSLQYENDDLMRPDFNNDDYAIACCVSPMIVGKQMQFFGARANLAKTMLYAINGGVDEKLKMQVGPKSEPIKGDVLNFDEVMDRMDHFMDWLAKQYVTALNVIHYMHDKYSYEASLMALHDRDVFRTMACGIAGLSVAADSLSAIKYAKVKPIRDEDGLAIDFDIEGEYPQFGNNDARVDELACDLVERFMKKIQKLNTYRGATPTQSVLTITSNVVYGKKTGNTPDGRRAGAPFGPGANPMHGRDQKGAVASLTSVAKLPFAYAKDGISYTFSIVPNALGKDDNVRKANLAGLMDGYFHHEASIEGGQHLNVNVMNREMLLDAMENPEKYPQLTIRVSGYAVRFNSLTKEQQQDVITRTFTQSI, from the coding sequence ATGACCGAGCTGAATGAAAAATTGGCCAATGCATGGCAAGGCTTTAGCAAAGGTGAATGGCAGGATAACGTCAACGTTCGTGACTTTATCCAGAAAAACTACACGCCGTATGAAGGTGATGAGTCTTTCCTTGCTGGCGCAACCAAAGCGACCTCAGCGCTGTGGGACAGCGTCATGGAAGGCATCAAACAGGAAAACCGCACTCACGCCCCTGTTGATTTTGATACCCATGTTGCTGCGACTATCACGTCTCACGACGCGGGATACATCAACAAAGGTCTGGAAAAAATCGTTGGTCTGCAGACTGATGCGCCGTTAAAACGTGCGTTGATTCCGTTTGGTGGTATCAAAATGGTTGAAGGGTCATGCAAAGTTTACGGCCGTGAACTGGATCCTCAACTGAAAAAAATCTTCTCTGAATATCGCAAAACGCACAACCAGGGCGTATTCGATGTTTACACCCCAGACATCCTGCGTTGTCGTAAGTCTGGCGTTCTGACTGGTCTGCCAGATGCCTACGGCCGTGGCCGTATCATCGGTGACTACCGTCGCGTTGCGCTGTACGGTATCGACTATCTGATGAAAGACAAGTTTGCTCAGTTTACTTCTCTGCAATCCAAACTGGAAAACGGCGAAGATCTGGAAGCAACAATCCGTCTGCGTGAAGAAATTGCCGATCAGCACCATGCACTGAGCCAAATTAAAGAAATGGCAGCGAAATACGGCTGCGATATTTCTGCCCCAGCAGCGACAGCCCAAGAAGCCGTTCAGTGGACTTACTTCGGTTACCTGGCTGCGGTGAAATCACAGAATGGTGCGGCAATGTCCTTCGGACGTGTCTCCACCTTCCTGGATATCTACCTCGATCGCGATCTGAAAGCCGGCAAAATCACGGAAGAAGAAGCTCAGGAAATGATTGACCACCTGGTCATGAAACTGCGTATGGTGCGTTTCCTGCGTACACCTGAGTATGATGAGCTGTTCTCTGGTGACCCAATCTGGGCAACAGAATCTCTGGCTGGTATGGGTCTGGATGGTCGTACACTGGTGAGCAAAACCAGCTTCCGCTTCCTGAACACCCTGTACACCATGGGGCCGTCTCCAGAGCCGAACATGACCATTCTGTGGTCTGAAAAACTGCCACAAAGCTTTAAAAACTATGCGGCTAAAGTCTCCATCGATACCTCTTCTCTGCAATACGAGAATGACGATCTGATGCGCCCTGACTTTAACAACGACGACTACGCGATTGCGTGTTGCGTAAGCCCGATGATCGTTGGTAAACAAATGCAGTTCTTCGGTGCCCGTGCAAACCTGGCGAAAACCATGCTGTACGCTATCAATGGCGGCGTGGACGAAAAACTGAAAATGCAGGTTGGTCCTAAATCAGAACCAATCAAAGGCGACGTTCTGAACTTCGACGAAGTGATGGATCGCATGGATCACTTCATGGATTGGCTGGCTAAGCAATATGTCACCGCGCTGAACGTCATCCACTACATGCATGACAAATACAGCTACGAAGCATCGTTGATGGCACTGCACGACCGTGACGTGTTCCGCACCATGGCGTGTGGTATCGCAGGTCTGTCTGTTGCTGCTGACTCCCTGTCTGCCATCAAATATGCCAAAGTTAAGCCGATTCGTGATGAAGATGGCCTGGCTATCGACTTTGATATCGAAGGCGAATATCCGCAATTCGGTAACAACGATGCTCGCGTAGATGAACTGGCTTGTGACCTGGTTGAACGTTTCATGAAGAAAATTCAGAAACTGAATACCTACCGTGGCGCAACCCCGACTCAGTCTGTTCTTACCATCACCTCTAACGTGGTATATGGTAAGAAAACAGGTAACACGCCAGACGGTCGCCGCGCAGGTGCACCATTCGGACCAGGTGCTAACCCAATGCACGGTCGTGACCAGAAAGGTGCCGTTGCTTCTCTGACTTCTGTTGCCAAACTGCCGTTTGCTTACGCGAAAGATGGTATTTCTTATACCTTCTCCATCGTGCCTAACGCGTTGGGTAAAGACGATAACGTGCGTAAAGCTAACCTTGCAGGCCTGATGGATGGTTACTTCCATCATGAAGCCAGCATCGAAGGCGGCCAGCACTTGAACGTCAACGTCATGAACCGTGAAATGCTACTTGATGCGATGGAAAACCCGGAAAAATATCCGCAGTTGACTATCCGTGTATCTGGCTATGCAGTGCGTTTCAACTCACTGACGAAAGAACAGCAGCAAGACGTCATCACCCGTACCTTCACACAGTCAATCTAA
- the focA gene encoding formate transporter FocA, producing MKADNPFTLLLPAAMAKVAEDAGVYKATKQPCTTFYLAITAGVFISIAFVFYITATTGTSTIPFGIAKLIGGICFSLGLMLVVVCGADLFTSTVLIVIAKASGRITWKQLACNWANVYVGNLIGALFFVGLIWFSGEHMVANGAWGLNVLQTAEHKLEHTFVEALCLGILANLLVCLAVWMSYSGRTLTDKMFAMILPVAMFVSSGFEHSIANMFMVPMGIVIKNFAAPEFWNAIGMAPSQFEHLTVSHFITDNLIPVTLGNIIGGGIMVGLTYWVIYLRGGDKHH from the coding sequence GTGAAAGCTGACAACCCCTTCACTCTATTACTACCGGCCGCGATGGCAAAAGTTGCTGAAGACGCCGGAGTCTATAAAGCGACCAAACAACCGTGTACGACGTTTTATTTAGCGATCACTGCGGGTGTATTTATTTCGATCGCCTTCGTCTTCTATATTACGGCCACGACAGGAACATCGACGATTCCTTTTGGTATCGCGAAATTGATCGGAGGTATCTGTTTCTCCCTTGGCCTCATGTTGGTTGTCGTCTGCGGTGCGGACTTGTTTACCTCGACCGTTCTCATCGTAATTGCCAAAGCCAGTGGACGTATTACCTGGAAGCAACTAGCCTGTAACTGGGCTAATGTTTATGTCGGCAACCTGATTGGTGCGCTTTTCTTCGTTGGGCTTATTTGGTTCTCTGGCGAGCATATGGTCGCAAACGGCGCATGGGGCCTTAACGTCCTGCAAACAGCGGAACACAAACTTGAACACACCTTTGTTGAAGCACTGTGTCTGGGGATCCTGGCCAACCTGCTAGTCTGTCTGGCTGTGTGGATGAGCTATTCAGGCCGCACGCTTACCGATAAAATGTTTGCCATGATCCTGCCAGTCGCCATGTTCGTTTCTAGTGGTTTTGAGCACAGTATCGCCAACATGTTCATGGTTCCTATGGGCATCGTTATCAAAAATTTTGCGGCCCCAGAATTCTGGAATGCCATTGGCATGGCGCCGTCTCAGTTTGAACATTTAACCGTCAGTCACTTCATTACCGATAATCTGATTCCCGTCACCCTAGGGAATATCATCGGCGGCGGTATAATGGTTGGTTTAACATATTGGGTAATTTATTTGCGCGGTGGAGACAAGCACCACTAA